One bacterium DNA window includes the following coding sequences:
- the rpmG gene encoding 50S ribosomal protein L33, producing the protein MREITYLSCGDCKRKNYVTKKNKRLHPEKLSMKKFCRFCAKHTVHKETK; encoded by the coding sequence ATGAGAGAAATTACATATTTAAGCTGTGGTGACTGTAAGCGCAAAAATTATGTCACAAAAAAAAATAAACGTTTGCATCCGGAAAAACTTTCCATGAAGAAGTTTTGCCGTTTTTGTGCAAAGCATACAGTGCATAAGGAAACTAAATAA
- the secE gene encoding preprotein translocase subunit SecE, with protein MVFRKLFTFIRESYAELKRVTWPSRKEVLGSTLVVFIVVGIIMLFIALFDFLLTILVRMIV; from the coding sequence ATGGTGTTTCGGAAATTATTTACATTTATAAGAGAATCGTATGCGGAATTAAAACGTGTAACCTGGCCTTCCCGCAAAGAGGTCCTGGGGTCTACCCTGGTGGTCTTTATTGTGGTAGGCATCATAATGTTATTTATAGCATTATTTGATTTCCTTCTGACCATTTTGGTCCGGATGATTGTATAG
- the nusG gene encoding transcription termination/antitermination protein NusG has product MSANWYVVNTYSGNENKVKANLEQRIKSMGMEDRIFQILIPSEEVSEIRGGKKKISTKRFFPGYVLVQMEIDDDAWYVVRNTPKVTGFVGSGNHPTPLEEDEIKGILGQLEGTKSKPKPKIDFEVGERIKVTDGPFTNFTGVVEELNLERGKLKAMVSIFGRQTPVELEFVQVEKD; this is encoded by the coding sequence GTGTCGGCCAATTGGTATGTTGTAAACACATATTCGGGGAACGAGAACAAGGTGAAAGCCAACCTGGAGCAGCGGATTAAATCCATGGGCATGGAGGATCGAATTTTTCAGATCCTGATACCTTCGGAGGAGGTTTCTGAAATCCGGGGAGGGAAGAAAAAAATATCAACCAAACGTTTTTTTCCCGGCTATGTTTTGGTACAAATGGAAATTGATGATGATGCCTGGTATGTTGTGCGCAATACGCCCAAAGTCACCGGGTTTGTCGGTTCGGGAAATCATCCCACACCTTTGGAAGAAGATGAGATCAAAGGCATTTTAGGGCAGTTGGAAGGCACCAAGTCCAAACCCAAACCAAAAATTGATTTTGAAGTCGGCGAGAGGATCAAGGTTACTGATGGTCCTTTTACCAATTTTACCGGTGTGGTGGAAGAATTAAATCTGGAACGCGGCAAGCTCAAAGCGATGGTATCGATTTTTGGACGTCAGACACCTGTTGAGTTGGAATTCGTTCAGGTTGAGAAGGATTAA
- the rplK gene encoding 50S ribosomal protein L11, translating into MAKQVKSIVKLQVPAGKANPAPPVGPALGQAGVNIMEFCKAFNAQTQNQEGMIIPVVITVYQDRSFSFICKTPPASILLKREAGLAKASQTPGRQVIATVKRSSVKTIAETKMVDLNSASLEAAMRVIEGTARSMGLKVED; encoded by the coding sequence ATGGCAAAGCAAGTCAAATCAATTGTAAAATTGCAGGTCCCGGCTGGAAAAGCCAATCCTGCACCGCCGGTGGGCCCGGCATTGGGTCAGGCTGGTGTAAATATCATGGAATTTTGTAAGGCATTTAATGCACAGACACAGAACCAGGAAGGTATGATTATTCCGGTGGTTATTACGGTTTATCAGGACCGCTCTTTTTCGTTTATCTGTAAGACCCCGCCGGCATCTATTTTGCTCAAACGCGAGGCCGGTTTGGCCAAAGCAAGCCAAACACCGGGCCGGCAGGTGATTGCAACGGTAAAGCGTTCCAGTGTGAAAACAATTGCAGAGACCAAGATGGTTGATCTCAATTCGGCCAGTCTGGAAGCAGCCATGCGGGTTATCGAGGGAACTGCCCGCAGCATGGGTCTTAAAGTCGAGGATTAA
- the rplA gene encoding 50S ribosomal protein L1: protein MRKESKRHSANKKLVDREKIYSLTDAVEVLQSTGKTKFDETVDVSVRLGVNPKKADQQVRGTMVLPNGTGKTKKICVITKGENIKIAEEAGADYAGFEDIIEKIQGGWFDFEVVIATPDVMRDVGKLGKTLGTKGMMPNPKAGTVTQNVAQAIKEIKAGRIEYRVNNEGLVNFGVGKMSFGTEKVVANAKFAVETILKAKPSGAKGQYMKGVAISTTMGPGLKLEVTQFSAK from the coding sequence ATGCGTAAAGAAAGCAAACGGCATAGTGCCAACAAAAAGCTGGTTGACCGGGAAAAAATTTATTCACTGACAGACGCGGTTGAGGTTTTACAATCGACCGGTAAAACAAAATTTGATGAAACGGTTGACGTTTCGGTTCGCTTGGGGGTTAATCCCAAAAAGGCGGATCAGCAGGTTCGTGGAACCATGGTGTTGCCCAATGGTACCGGTAAAACGAAAAAAATATGCGTGATTACCAAGGGTGAGAATATTAAAATCGCGGAAGAAGCCGGTGCTGATTATGCCGGTTTTGAGGATATTATTGAGAAAATTCAGGGTGGTTGGTTTGATTTCGAGGTGGTGATTGCCACACCGGACGTCATGCGTGATGTGGGTAAATTAGGCAAGACTCTGGGAACCAAAGGCATGATGCCCAATCCCAAAGCCGGGACAGTCACTCAGAATGTTGCTCAGGCGATCAAGGAAATTAAGGCCGGCCGGATCGAGTACCGCGTTAACAATGAAGGCTTGGTAAACTTTGGTGTGGGTAAAATGTCTTTTGGAACGGAGAAGGTTGTGGCCAATGCGAAGTTTGCAGTGGAGACGATTTTAAAAGCCAAACCATCGGGTGCCAAAGGTCAGTATATGAAGGGTGTGGCCATCTCGACCACCATGGGCCCCGGTCTCAAGCTTGAGGTAACTCAGTTTTCAGCGAAATAA
- the rplJ gene encoding 50S ribosomal protein L10, whose protein sequence is MATTKAKKSQVMDEIREVLKEKKNVILTEYRGLNVEQVTQLRNVLRKAGMTYKVLKNTLSRKLFEEAGITELADQLVGPVAVSFLSEDVAASSKALIDYAKKNELLVIKVGYVDGKLVDLEGIKAIAALPSREILLGMVLATMQAPVKDLLSVLQGNTRKLIYALNAIKEQKEKEAA, encoded by the coding sequence ATGGCAACAACCAAGGCGAAAAAATCTCAAGTGATGGATGAGATCCGCGAGGTGCTGAAAGAAAAGAAGAATGTTATTCTAACAGAGTATCGCGGATTGAATGTGGAGCAAGTTACCCAGTTACGTAATGTTTTGCGCAAGGCCGGTATGACGTATAAGGTCTTGAAAAATACGCTTTCCCGCAAACTCTTTGAAGAAGCTGGTATTACTGAATTGGCGGACCAATTAGTCGGGCCGGTTGCAGTGAGCTTTCTCAGCGAGGATGTGGCAGCGTCTTCCAAGGCATTGATTGACTATGCAAAGAAAAATGAATTGTTGGTAATCAAAGTCGGTTACGTGGATGGCAAGCTGGTTGATTTAGAAGGGATCAAAGCGATTGCAGCACTGCCTTCGCGGGAAATTCTTCTGGGGATGGTGCTCGCGACCATGCAGGCGCCGGTCAAGGACCTGCTTTCAGTGCTCCAGGGCAATACGCGCAAGCTTATCTATGCTTTAAATGCGATCAAGGAACAAAAAGAAAAAGAAGCTGCTTAA
- the rplL gene encoding 50S ribosomal protein L7/L12 has translation MALTKDEIIDAIGGMTVLEVSEMVKAMEEKFGVSAAAPVMMGGMMPAAGGGEAAAEEKTAFDVILSGVGDKKIQVIKVVRELTGLGLKEAKDLVDSAPKPVKEGVSKEESETLKAKLEEVGAIIEVK, from the coding sequence ATGGCTTTGACAAAAGATGAAATTATTGATGCAATCGGCGGGATGACAGTACTGGAAGTTTCTGAGATGGTAAAAGCAATGGAAGAGAAGTTTGGTGTTTCGGCGGCTGCGCCGGTGATGATGGGCGGTATGATGCCTGCTGCTGGTGGCGGCGAGGCTGCGGCTGAGGAAAAAACTGCGTTTGATGTCATCCTCAGTGGCGTCGGCGACAAAAAAATCCAGGTGATTAAGGTTGTGCGTGAATTAACCGGTCTGGGTCTCAAGGAAGCCAAGGATTTGGTTGACTCGGCCCCCAAACCAGTTAAAGAGGGTGTCAGCAAGGAAGAGTCTGAAACCCTGAAAGCCAAGCTGGAAGAAGTCGGCGCGATTATCGAAGTAAAATAA
- the pabB gene encoding aminodeoxychorismate synthase component I, which yields MPGKIIRGNNAERLKRFLNIPEPGVFFQFNPGRQYSPPGLLFGNPEREIACYRTEDVARFFAHVEQALKAGYFLAGYLTYEIGYAFEAIVSRPMKIKKPLGWFGVFRNPLKLSPEDIRELYQIHQQQQTVWPDYWLQPPCSDLSWPVYQKKMEAIHRAIAAGRTYQVNLTFPLQSRVAGNLGSMFMEMYRQQPVGYAGLIRNRHQTILSLSPELFFERCQDRMTVRPMKGTAARSKQPHRDAALARELFHSRKNRAENLMIVDLLRNDLGRVCREKTVKVKQLFKVEKYATLYQMTSEISGRLRPDVTWQGLFQSIYPSGSVTGAPKISTMQIIHGLEKKPRGVYTGAIGYITPKKRAVFNIPIRTLAIDPLDGKACFGVGSGIVSDSQADAEWRESHLKAGFFTRLAREYQLIETLRWEPKTGLHDLSLHIKRLKKSADFFKLPCPVNRIRASVKQYAHTIVSSKPHRIRILLNASGQVSIERFRLGIQAVFKHARIGFAAQTIDSQNSFLYHKTTNRELYNQALIAARKKGLVDVLFCNQAGRVTEGTITNCFIRKDGTWFTPPLTDGLLPGIERGKILKDKKMQVVEKSLTKAALFQADEIWLSNSVRGFFPVTLIKR from the coding sequence TTGCCAGGAAAAATAATTCGCGGCAACAATGCTGAACGGCTGAAGCGGTTTTTAAACATACCGGAACCAGGTGTGTTTTTTCAGTTTAATCCGGGCAGGCAGTATTCTCCGCCGGGATTGCTGTTTGGCAATCCGGAGCGTGAGATTGCCTGTTATCGCACCGAAGATGTTGCGCGTTTTTTTGCCCATGTTGAGCAAGCGCTGAAGGCGGGGTATTTTTTGGCCGGGTACCTCACCTATGAAATAGGCTATGCTTTTGAAGCGATTGTATCTCGACCGATGAAAATCAAGAAGCCGCTCGGCTGGTTTGGTGTTTTTAGAAATCCGCTGAAACTATCCCCGGAGGATATTCGGGAACTTTATCAAATCCATCAGCAGCAACAAACCGTGTGGCCGGATTATTGGCTGCAACCACCTTGCTCCGACTTATCATGGCCGGTTTATCAAAAAAAAATGGAGGCCATTCATCGTGCGATTGCCGCCGGCCGTACTTATCAGGTTAATTTAACATTTCCACTCCAATCACGTGTTGCCGGCAATTTAGGGTCGATGTTTATGGAGATGTACCGGCAACAACCGGTCGGCTATGCCGGTTTGATCAGGAACCGGCATCAGACAATTCTTTCGCTGTCTCCGGAACTTTTTTTTGAGCGCTGTCAAGACCGGATGACCGTTCGCCCGATGAAGGGGACGGCCGCCAGATCCAAGCAGCCTCACCGGGATGCGGCGCTGGCCCGGGAATTGTTTCATTCGAGAAAAAACCGGGCGGAAAATCTGATGATTGTGGACCTGTTGCGAAATGATTTGGGACGGGTATGCCGGGAAAAAACCGTGAAAGTAAAACAGTTATTTAAAGTGGAAAAGTATGCGACGCTGTATCAGATGACATCCGAGATTTCAGGACGTCTGCGCCCGGATGTCACCTGGCAGGGTCTTTTCCAGAGCATCTATCCCTCCGGGTCTGTGACCGGCGCACCCAAAATAAGCACCATGCAGATCATTCATGGGTTGGAAAAAAAGCCCCGCGGGGTCTATACCGGCGCCATCGGATATATCACGCCGAAAAAGCGTGCAGTTTTTAATATTCCGATACGCACACTTGCGATTGATCCTTTGGACGGCAAGGCCTGCTTTGGCGTTGGGAGCGGCATTGTAAGTGATTCACAGGCTGATGCAGAATGGCGGGAAAGCCATTTGAAAGCCGGTTTTTTTACCCGGTTGGCAAGAGAGTATCAATTGATAGAAACCCTGCGCTGGGAACCCAAGACAGGGTTGCATGATTTGTCGCTACATATAAAACGTTTAAAGAAATCAGCTGATTTTTTTAAACTGCCTTGTCCCGTCAACCGCATCCGTGCGTCTGTAAAACAGTATGCCCACACCATAGTGTCATCCAAGCCGCATCGGATTCGGATACTGTTAAATGCGTCGGGGCAGGTATCTATTGAAAGGTTCCGGCTGGGAATCCAGGCCGTTTTTAAGCATGCGCGGATTGGGTTTGCCGCTCAAACGATTGATTCCCAAAACAGCTTTCTTTATCATAAGACAACGAACCGGGAATTGTATAATCAGGCGCTTATTGCGGCCCGGAAGAAAGGCCTGGTAGACGTCTTGTTTTGTAATCAGGCGGGGCGGGTAACGGAAGGGACGATTACCAATTGTTTTATTCGCAAAGACGGCACATGGTTTACACCGCCGCTTACGGACGGCTTGCTGCCGGGGATTGAAAGGGGAAAAATACTGAAAGATAAAAAGATGCAGGTGGTGGAGAAAAGTTTGACAAAAGCGGCATTGTTTCAGGCGGATGAAATTTGGTTGTCAAATTCGGTGCGCGGTTTTTTTCCGGTGACCCTTATAAAAAGATAG